A region of the Desulfovibrio desulfuricans genome:
ATTCTCCATGCCTTCGGTCACTTTGCCGAAAACGCAGTAACCCCAGCCGTCAGGGGTGGGGGAGCTGTGGTTGAGAAAATCGTTGTCCACCAGATTGATGAAGAACTGGGCAGTGGCGCTATGTGGATCGCGGGTGCGGGCCATGGCCAGGGTGCCGCGCTCGTTCTTGAGGCCGTTGTCTGCTTCGTTGGTCACAGGCTCGCGGGTGGTCTTTTCGTCCATGCGCGCGCCAAGGCCGCCGCCCTGAATCATGAAGCCGGGGATAACGCGGTGGAAAATGGTGTTGGCGTAAAAGCCGTCATCCACATATTTCAAAAAATTGGCAACGGTTTGGGGGGCCTTGTCGGCATAAAGCTCCACAAGAATGTCGCCGGAGGAGGTCTCCAGCAAAACCGTAGGATTGTCGGACATGGGTGCTCCTTGAATGGTTATTCTGCACAGCGGGCGTTCCCCCGCCATTGGCGCGAATATAGGGTATGGAAGCGCGGATGACAATGCCCGTTTCCCGGTATAGGCTTCGGAGCATGAACCGCAAGACTTCCAAGCCCCAACCGGCAACACTGCCGGGCATGCCGGAACAGGCCGCTGCCAGCACGCATCTGCCGCCCCAGAATCACCTTGGCGACCTGCAAAACTCCCTGCTCGACTGGTTTGCCGCAAACCAGCGCCGCCTGCCGTGGCGGGTCAACTACACGCCCTACGAAGTATGGATTTCCGAGGTCATGCTTCAACAAACCCAAATGGAGCGGGGCGTCAGCTACTTTAACCGCTGGATGCAGCGCTTCCCCGACATAGCAACTCTCGCCGCCGCCAGCGAGGAAGACGTGCTGCGCCAGTGGGAAGGCCTTGGCTACTATTCACGCGCCAGACACATCCTGACCGCCGCCCGTAAAATCATGGCGGAACACGGCGGCGTTTTTCCCTCGGAGCTTGAAGCCATCCGAGGTCTGCCCGGTGTTGGCCCTTACACGGCAGGCGCGGTGGCAAGCATTGCCTTTGGTGAAAAGCTGCCATGCGTGGACGCCAATGTGGAGCGCGTCATTGCGCGCATCTTTGATGTGGACAGCCCCGTAAAGCAGAACCCGGCGGCGGGCATCATTCACCGCTGGGCCTTGCGGCTGGTGCCCGAGGGCAGGTCGCGGGAACATAATCAGGCCATGATGGAGCTTGGAGCTCTTGTTTGCGGCAAAAAGCCACGCTGTGCAGAGTGCCCCCTGGCCCGGTTCTGCATCAGCCTGCATCTTGGCATCACAGACCAGCGCCCGGTGCCCGGGAAGCGAGCCACCATCACGCCCGTTAACGCCGTGACCGGGGTTTTATGCTGCGGCAACAGAATATTTGTGCAAAAGCGCCCGCCTGCGGGCGTGTGGGGCAATCTGTGGGAATTTCCCGGCGGCCGGGTTGAGCCGGACGAAAGCCCGGAACAGGCCACAGTGCGGGAATTTATGGAAGAAACGGGCTTTGCCGTGCGTGTGGCGGCACAGCACGGGATTATCCGGCACGGATATACCACCTACCGCCTGACGCTGCACTGTTTTGGGCTTGAGTTTGACAGCGCGGACGCACCAGACTCGCAGATAACCCCGCCGCTGCCGCCGGTGCTTTCCGCCGCCACCGAGGCTCGCTGGGTCACGCCGCAAGATCTGGACGCCCTGGCAATGCCCGCTGCGCACCGCAAGCTGGCGGACAAGCTTTTTGCTATTGGAAAAGACAGCGCTGTCGCCGCAAATACGGCTGCACCCCGTCAGACAAATCTGCCCCTGAAAAAACCATAGCAGACCGCTGAAGGTATTCTCTCCAAAAAACAGGGGCGGGCCTTACGGTCCGCCCCTTGCGCTATTAGTCGGCAATGACCGAAAGCACGGTCTTTTTGGGGTTCTGTTTGCAGACCTTCATAATCTGGGTCAGGTTGTTTTCCACAGCGTTGACATCCAGGGTCGTGTCGCCGGTTTTGGCGCTGGCATAACCATCAAGCCAGAAATAGAACATGGTCATGGTCTGGGCGTCCAACTGCACAAACGAACTGCAAGGCAGCTTGCCGAAATCTATCTTGTCGCTCTTTGCCGAGGCAGTCATGGGCAAGGCAAGCACGGCCGCCAGCACGATTGCAAAACATACTTTTTTCATCTTGCACTTCCAGTGTTACATGTTTCAGGACGCACAACAGGCAGCATAAAGAGCACTATGAAGCATGATCAGATCCATTGCAGTAATGTCTTGAATCTGGACAAAAAGAGAACTTAGTACTTTTTATCCAATTATATTCGAGTCCTGCACATTTAAATATACGCCAGATCGGCACTCTGTTTAACCAGACACCACGTAAGGCATATGTCCACATTACTCCAGATGCTGCCACGGTATAAAAAACACTCCCTTATTTTTTATATTTTGTCGATATGCTGTCATAAATTCAAATATATTCGAAAATATAATAAGTCTTGTGACTTGTTGCATCAAAAAAACACAAATTCCAATATCTGCCAATAAATCGCATGTGATAATTTACAATTCACACAAATCCGCCAAGTACATTACCACATAAATATAAAATATTCTACATTGCAAAAGCATTGCCCAGCCTGTTTTACTTCTCCATTCTGGTTGTTGCCAGGCAAATACTTAAAGATTGATTATATTTTCAACTCACTTGTACCCATCAACAAGAAAACGCGGCTTCTCAGCCGCGTTTTCTTAGCTCGTCCCCAAGGGGGAAAAAGTGCGTTTACGCCTAGTTGCCGGATGCCCCCGGAACCATCTTTTTGCGTTCCATAACCTTGGCTACGGCTTCGGCCAGCCCGCCGAGCGAGGTTTCCTTGTAGCGGGACTGCAAATCAAGCCCGGTGCGGTACATGACCTCAATAATATCATCCAGCGAGATCACCCGCTGCCGCCCGTCTTCCAGCCGCGACAACTGGGCGCAGTTGACCGCTCGCTCCGCGGCCACGCCGTTGCGTTCGATACAGGGAATCTGCACCAGCCCCCCCACAGGATCGCAGGTAAGGCCGAGGTTGTGTTCCATGCCGATCTCCGCCGCCACTTCCACCTGTTTGACGTTGCCGCCCGTAACCGCGCAGTACGCGCCAGCAGCCATGGAGCAGGCCACGCCAACTTCGCCCTGGCAGCCCACCTCCGCGCCGGAAATGGACGCATTGAGCTTGTAGAACAGGCCAATGGCTCCGGCAGTGAGCAAAAAATCACGGGCGCCGTCATCCGTCGCGTGGGGGTAAAAATTCAGATAATACAGCAGCACGGCCGGCACAATACCCGCCGCGCCATTGGTGGGCGCGGTCACAATGCGCCCGCCTGAGGCGTTTTCTTCCGCCACGGCAAAGGCGTAGAGCATGGGCCACAGGCTCAGGTCGCGCCGCCCGGCTGCCTGCAGGGCGCTGACCTTGCGCAGCAGGTTGGGCGCACGGCGTCGCACATTGTACCCGCCCGGCAGCACGCCGTCAGTATAGCAACCGCGTTCCACGGCTTCACGCATGACGTCTATGATGGCAGTTACGCGCTCGCTGACCTCGCTTTCAGACCGCCAGAATACTTCGTTGGCCATAACGATCTGCGCGATGGTCTTGTTTTCGCGGGCGCAGATGTCAAAAAGCTCCGAAGCCTTTTCGTACGGATAGGGGGGCGCGGCGTACAGTTCGCGCGGGCTGTCAAAATCATCGTCCGTGCGGATAAACCCGCCGCCGATGGAATAGAAATTCTTGGAGTATATCAGCTCGCCGTCGGCGCTGAAGGCCGAAAGCGTCATGGCATTGGAATGTTTGGGTAAAAATATGCCCTTGTGCTGACACACATCGCGCTCAAAATTAAAAGGGATGGTGTAGGCACACATGAGCACAAGGTCGGCATTGTTTTGCAGATCTGCAGTACGGCGGGCCATATGGGCAATGTCCACCTCCTGCGGTTCTTCCCCCTCAATGCCTGCCAGCACGGCCCCAATGGTGCCGTGCCCCTCGCCGGTGAGCGCCAGTGAACCATAAAGCTCCACCTTTACCCGGCCTACCAGAGGCAGCATGCCCAAAACGGCAAGTTCGCCCGCAAAGGCCTTGCCCGCAATCATGGGGCCAATGGTATGGGAACTGGACGGCCCTATGCCGATCTTGAACAGATCAAAAACGCTGAGCATGGCGCTCCTCCCGCAAAACACATGTCAAGGCGCAATGCCTTTGCCGCAACATATCCCGTAATGGTCACAAGACACAAGCGCTTAGCGAAAACAGCCCTACTTTCTGAGGGCCGCGGGGCTTGCCCCGCGCAGGGCAGCGGCCTTGTCCGCCACGCGCTGCATGAACTCAAGCAGATTTTCCTTTTCCTGCGCGCTGAGCACGCTGGTCACGGCATCATCCCATGTTGCAATAACTTCCATTATCCGCGGGTACAGCTCCCGTGCCCGCTCGGTGGGAAAAACCGCGGCTGTGCGCTTGTCCCCAGGATTGACCTGCCGCCGGATAAGCCCTTTCTTCTCAAGCTGGGCCAGAGTGCGGGCAACGTTGCTTTTGTTCACGCAGATACGTTCGGGCAATTTGTCCTGAGTGATGCCAGGGTCGCGGCACAGGTTGAGAATGAACAGATACTGGCTGCTATTGATGCCAAAGGGTGCGAGTGCGCGGTTGAGATACATGTAGTAATGCCGGTTGGCCAGCGTGATCCATTTATAGACAAGTTCCATGACATATTCCTGTGGCTGGTTGTCAGCAGACTCTGCAAGCCTGCGCCCTATGGATTGCAGCAGTCAGCACCGCAGGAAAAGGCTACGCTTGTGGTGCTTGCCTTGACAAGTGCAGGGGCAGAGGGTCATAAATCGTTGCGAGCGCAACGAACTGCCTTGAACCCTGTCAGCGAGGCCAGATCATGCCCATGAAACACCGTCGCCTCCACGCAGCCCAGCAGACTGATGCCAGTTTGCGCGAGGCCCTTGCCGCCATTTGCCGGGGCAGCTTTTTGGTTGTCACCTGCATCAACATGCTGTTGATGACGGACTACTATCTCATTTTTGTCACGGGCACGGCCCATGTGCAAAAAACCTTTGGCACCAGCCTGAGCACAGCGGGGCTGACCTCCGGAATCATGGTCATCGGCTGCCTTGTGGGGAGATTCCTTACCGGCAACCAGCTTTCCACATTTGGGGGCAAGCCCTGCCTGCTGGCAGGGCTGCTGCTGTTCACCGCGAGCATTGGCGGCCTTTTTATGGTGGATTCGCTCCCCATGCTTTTTGTACAGCGCTTTGCGGCCGGTTTTGGCGTGGGCGTGGCCGGAACCGCCACAGGAGCCATTGTGGCTTACGTTGTTCCTGTACGTTTTCATGGTCTGGGCATAGGCCTTTTTACCATGAGCGCCGCTCTGGCGCTGGCCCTTGGGCCATTTTTGGGCATTTTCCTTTCCCTCAGGTACGGATACCACACCCTCATGCTGCTCAATGCGGGCATCAGTCTGCTGTGCCTGGGTATTTTCTGCTTTTTGCGCAACCTGCCGCCCATGCGCCACCCTGCGCGCCCGGTATTGAGCCTGTACAGCTATATTGACCCGCGAGTGGTACGCTTTTCGCTGGTGGCTCTTGCCGTATGTCCGAGCTATGGCTGCATACAGGCATTTTTACCTTCTTTTGCGGCGGAGCACGACCTCACGAGCACCGCCAGCATATTCTTTTTGTGTTACGCCGGGGCGGCCTTGCTTACGCGGCCCCATAGCGGCCGCCTGTTTGACCGACACGGCGAACACGTGATTTTGTACCCCGCCCTGCTGCTCACGGCTCTGGCCCTGTATGTGCTTTCGCGCGCCGAAAGCGCAGCCGCGCTGCTGGGCGCGGGGCTGCTGCTGGGCGTGGGCTTTGCCAACTTTCAGTCTGTGGGGCAGGCGGTATCCCTCTCGCTGGTTTCACGCTCGCGCTATGCGCAGGCGACCACAACATTCTACATATTCTTTGACCTCGGAATCGGCCTTGGGCCTTACATATTCGGCCATCTTATCCCCTCAATGGGCTACAGCGGCATGTATCTGACCCTGAGCATCGTAGTTTTGGCTTCTGTTGGTATATATCGCCTTGTCCACGGTGGACGGACGCGCTGAACCGGGGGGATGGCGCAGGGGTGCGCAAGCTGCGGGCTTGCCTCTTTTTTCCTCCGGTTGTAGGCTGATGGATAAAGATATTTCCCAAGCCACGAGGAATACATGGCAAACAAAAAGCCCAAAAAAAAGTCCGCAGATACTCCCACGGCAGTGCAGCCTTCCGCGCCCGCCGACACCACATCCACCCCGGAAACAGCCCCCCAGGCTGAACAGCCCCACGGCATCAGCAAGGTCAGCAAGGGTGTTTTTTTTGTAGGCATCGCCGTGGCCCTTGTGCTGGGCGTCTATGTGGGCAGCCTTGTGCCGTCAGTGTTCACGCAGGAGCCAGCGCAGCAGACGCCCGCAGGCCAGACGCAGACGGCCTCGCAGCCTTCCGCTCAGCCTTCCGGCCAGGCCAAGCAGGACAACCAGCCTCCCATTCCGCCTGAGCTGGCAGCCAAAATCGCCTCCATGGAACAAAATGTCCTTGCCAACCCCAAGGACGCGCATAACTGGACAGACCTTGGCAACCTCTATTTTGACACCGGCCAGTCGCGCAAGGCCGCCAGCGCCTACGAACGTTCTCTGGCTCTTGCGCCCGACAATGCCGATGTGCTGACAGACCTTGGCATCATGTACCGCGAGCTTGGCGAATACGACAAGGCCGTGACGAGTTTCCGCCGCGCCTCCAGCGTGAACCCCCGGCATGAAAACGCCATGTTCAACGAGGGCGTGGTGCTTTACTTCGACCTCAAGCGCAAGGATGACGCCATGAAGGCATGGCAACGTCTGCTGGCAGTCAACCCCGCTGCGCGCGCTCCTGACGGGCAGTCCGTTTCTGACGTAATCAGAAACCTGCGCTAGGTGCAGCTGCGGCTAAAAGCCGTCCCAGCACGACAAACCGCCCCCTGCATCGGATTTGGAGGCGCATTCGCGCCTGAAGGGGGAAAGACCATAGATAGATCGGTGATCATACAGGCGGAACGACCATGACTCTCACTTCCTCCGGCATTTCGCGTGCGTTGCTGCGCGCCTGCGCCCTTTTTTTGTGCATAACCTGCGCAGGTATTGGAGCGCCTTCCACGGCGCACAGCGGCATGATTCCGCCCGTGTTGCGTTCTGCAAACACGCCGCTGCTGCCCGACCTGCAATACTTTATTGACGTGACGGGAACCATGGATGTGGAGGAGGCTGCCGCCCCTTCCAACAGCCAGATGTTCAAACCCCTGAACGTCAAGGAACTGCCGCGAGTCACCGGCGTGATGTGGCTGCGCTTTACCCTGGCCCCTCTGCCCGCTGGGGGACGCTCGCAGGCCATGCTGCTGGACATTGGGCCCGATGTTCCGGCTGACCCTGTTCTGTACGAACCAGCCGCCAACCCGGCGACAGACAGCGTTGAATGGCGCGAGATTCTCCCGAGTCACCGCAATGTGATGCTGTTGCCCGAACCGGGGGCCGACCCGATCACCTGCTATATCCGCCTGGACGGCCTGCCGGGCATCTGGTTTTCACCCATGCTGCGCAGCCCGCAGGACGCAGCCTCCAACTGGGGCAGCCTTGCGGGCACTGCCGCCCTGCTGGCTCTTGCCGTGGTCATGCTGCTGTGCCTTTTGCGCGGGCTCTCCGAAAGGGGCCAATGGCGCATCTGGACAGCGCTTTACGTGGGTGTTGCACTGGCGCAGGGCATATTTGGCATGCCTGCCTACGGCTCCGGCAGCATAACCCTTAATCAGGCTCTGGCGGTTCTCGCGCCTGGTCTGGCGCTTATGCTTCTGCCCCACGTGGGCCGTCATCTTATGCGCACGAGGGGCCGCTCGCCCCTGCTGGACGCCCAGTTTATATTGCTTTCCCTGCCGGGCGCGGCACTGGCCCTGCTGCCGCTCCTTCCCGGTTTTAGCTGGAGCATTCGTTTTCTTTCCCTCTGGCCTGCCTGCACGGTGATCTTTACCCTGAGCGCCCTTGGCGGAGCCATCATGGGCCTTGGCGGCGCACGGCGTTTTCTTTTGGGCTGTCTTGTGCCGCCCCTGTTTGTGGCTGCGGGCGTCATGGGGCTTGATTACGGCTACGCCGCAAATCTGCTGGCCTCTGCTCCCCTGTGGGGCACGGCCCTGAGCGCCCTGCTCATTGCCGGAACAGGCCTGCCGCGTGACGCTGCCCAGGCCGAAGAGGGCAAGAAAGCCACAAAGCGCGAATCCGCAGCGGCGGACAAACGAAACTCCGCCGCGCTGGATGCGGCGCTGATCAGTTCCAGCCTTGGTGCCGGGACAAACGATGGCCCCATCAGCCTTGACACTCCGCTGGACGACCCCAATCTGCGTCTCTTGCCGCCCTCTGCTGTTACAGGCAAAACCGCCGCTGACTTTTCCGCCCTGCCGGTGGATATTTCTGACAATTCCGATCTGGAACCAGTTGCAGCGCCTGCCAGAAACCAGAAAAAGTCAGCCTCCGCCGTTGACCCCGGCATGTGGGAGAACCTGCTGCGCCCGCCGCTGGATCGCCTCATGCGCGAGGGCGCGGCTCTCGGCCATTGCTCCCTGCCCCCTGCGGTGCGCCAGTATGCTGAAAACATGCTTGGCGCTGCTGGCGATCTTGCCAGAATTATTGACAACCCCGGCAAGGAGCTGGACCAGACCAGCGTGGGCGAGCAGCGCACGGCCTTCAACCTGCAGCACCTTGTGCGCGAGGCGCACGATGCCGTGACCACTGCCGCCGAGAACTCGGGCATCGGTCTTGCGTGGTACATGCCCCCCCTGCTGGGGCACATGTATGAAGGGCAGGCCAAAGCCCTGCGCGAAACCCTCGGCCTGCTGCTTGAAAGCGCCGTGCGGGCCACCACAAGAGGCGCTGTGCACCTTTCTGTACGCCGAGTGCCCGAAACCGCCGATCCGGGGCATCTGCTGTTTACCGTGACCGACACCGGGGCGGGCATCCCGCCGCGCGACAGATCTTCGCTGGCGCTCACCCGCGCATGGGAACTGGCCGGTTCCAACAGCGGGTACCTCAATGTGGAATGCGGCCCGCAGGGAACATCCATTGCCTTTACCCTGCGCCTGAAGCCGCTGGAGAACGAAACCGGAACAGAAGCTACGCCGGAACCACAACGCGCGCCCACCATTACCGTGGTGGCCGAAAGCGCCGTTGACCGTCAGGCGCTGGCCCACATGATAACCACCCTCGGCTGCAACAGCACCCAGGCCCGCAGCATGCGCGAAGCGCTGGAATGCAATCGCGAGGCCCCCGCTCTCATGCTCGTGGCCCAGTACCCCCACGACGGCCCCGCTGAGGCGGACGCTCTGGGCCGCTTTGAAGCCGAAGCCCTCAAAGTCGGGCTGCCCATATTCAAGGCCCTTGCCGTCACCAAGGACAATACCCGCTGGGATGAGCTGGCAGACACGGGTTACACCCACGCCCTGCTCGAACCTGTGGATGCGGAGGCCTTTGCCGCTACCCTGCGCGAAGTACTGGACGAAGCCGGATTTACAGACCACGGACCGGTTGTGTCAGCAGTGTCGGCCCCTGACCCTGCGGCAGAAGAAAGTGCCCCAGTGCCGCCCGCAGAGGATATTCCCCTGCCCGTTCACGAGGTCGGCTCGCCCGAACCCGAGAACATATCCGTCGATGCTGCCACCAGCATCCAGGCGCAGGAGCAGAACCAGCTACCCGACCTTTTCGGCCACGATGCTTCCTTGCAGAATGCCCTGCCGGGTACTGGCGCATCCATGGATTCTCAACCGTTGACGCTGCTGTCGTCCACGCAATCACTGAATTTTGGCACCGCCGACCAGTCTGGCATGCTCCTGCCCATGATGGAAGATTCCCCTCAGGCAGAAGAAGATGCGCCCATTGAACTGACGGATCTTTTGCCGCCCGAGAACACTGCGCAGGATGCCGGGCAGGCGCTTGCCGCCATGCCGGACACTCCAGAAATTTCCATGGAGGAACCTGCCGCCGTTATTCCCGCTCCTGCCGATGTTGCCCCTGCTGGTGCGG
Encoded here:
- a CDS encoding response regulator codes for the protein MTLTSSGISRALLRACALFLCITCAGIGAPSTAHSGMIPPVLRSANTPLLPDLQYFIDVTGTMDVEEAAAPSNSQMFKPLNVKELPRVTGVMWLRFTLAPLPAGGRSQAMLLDIGPDVPADPVLYEPAANPATDSVEWREILPSHRNVMLLPEPGADPITCYIRLDGLPGIWFSPMLRSPQDAASNWGSLAGTAALLALAVVMLLCLLRGLSERGQWRIWTALYVGVALAQGIFGMPAYGSGSITLNQALAVLAPGLALMLLPHVGRHLMRTRGRSPLLDAQFILLSLPGAALALLPLLPGFSWSIRFLSLWPACTVIFTLSALGGAIMGLGGARRFLLGCLVPPLFVAAGVMGLDYGYAANLLASAPLWGTALSALLIAGTGLPRDAAQAEEGKKATKRESAAADKRNSAALDAALISSSLGAGTNDGPISLDTPLDDPNLRLLPPSAVTGKTAADFSALPVDISDNSDLEPVAAPARNQKKSASAVDPGMWENLLRPPLDRLMREGAALGHCSLPPAVRQYAENMLGAAGDLARIIDNPGKELDQTSVGEQRTAFNLQHLVREAHDAVTTAAENSGIGLAWYMPPLLGHMYEGQAKALRETLGLLLESAVRATTRGAVHLSVRRVPETADPGHLLFTVTDTGAGIPPRDRSSLALTRAWELAGSNSGYLNVECGPQGTSIAFTLRLKPLENETGTEATPEPQRAPTITVVAESAVDRQALAHMITTLGCNSTQARSMREALECNREAPALMLVAQYPHDGPAEADALGRFEAEALKVGLPIFKALAVTKDNTRWDELADTGYTHALLEPVDAEAFAATLREVLDEAGFTDHGPVVSAVSAPDPAAEESAPVPPAEDIPLPVHEVGSPEPENISVDAATSIQAQEQNQLPDLFGHDASLQNALPGTGASMDSQPLTLLSSTQSLNFGTADQSGMLLPMMEDSPQAEEDAPIELTDLLPPENTAQDAGQALAAMPDTPEISMEEPAAVIPAPADVAPAGAAPVEKEASPVEGLTAPEQAEPLDILPDAAQPEPLGMQADAEHQPEAQPEIIAEILPEPSTEEPREADSATSQQEPSQAANNTDAEFMASAGLEGPQWAAEAPAASQTSEPEPESARESEAEDAAAQQENPASAPVEQAELVTDTPAVTPVPEATEQMSAPADKTPEALETLDWPEPEQLSDPTPAARETVTPAEFLEASLPSDPDMPEPAEQPAEQPTAESADPLKAMTGRAGEATLSPVNNAAFDVPAPAGKGAWDTYSLQDEWVGEPMPIGTPIKTASPAPRPAQGFGQGFGQGIPQTPARDALSATAPTPPLAAPAREEKSYVSPSLAHPGEWVGEPMPMTKPARQDEASGTVDQSSKQDSGQADDERHSRQVEMPRTATGRLILKLLGSAGDRPLGADNEPLPGGKPDLMADLAAMPRQDDVQAESPALAGTPRAGSSAGVAEPQRSAAHLKGKATGNSIMNFIAGAAEALRHNGHDNAQHAPQGSHSGETAPAQAPEAVSHRAAPAEQRTVEPQPAVFAPQAPVQPIAPRETDQTIPQLVARLDAAMDDAQQGFKNRRCAVVGDAANRIATESDAFGFRVLARMARCVERAAKANDMNALRDLLPELAVAVERNRIGLTPRR
- a CDS encoding HdeA/HdeB family chaperone, with translation MKKVCFAIVLAAVLALPMTASAKSDKIDFGKLPCSSFVQLDAQTMTMFYFWLDGYASAKTGDTTLDVNAVENNLTQIMKVCKQNPKKTVLSVIAD
- a CDS encoding MFS transporter — translated: MPMKHRRLHAAQQTDASLREALAAICRGSFLVVTCINMLLMTDYYLIFVTGTAHVQKTFGTSLSTAGLTSGIMVIGCLVGRFLTGNQLSTFGGKPCLLAGLLLFTASIGGLFMVDSLPMLFVQRFAAGFGVGVAGTATGAIVAYVVPVRFHGLGIGLFTMSAALALALGPFLGIFLSLRYGYHTLMLLNAGISLLCLGIFCFLRNLPPMRHPARPVLSLYSYIDPRVVRFSLVALAVCPSYGCIQAFLPSFAAEHDLTSTASIFFLCYAGAALLTRPHSGRLFDRHGEHVILYPALLLTALALYVLSRAESAAALLGAGLLLGVGFANFQSVGQAVSLSLVSRSRYAQATTTFYIFFDLGIGLGPYIFGHLIPSMGYSGMYLTLSIVVLASVGIYRLVHGGRTR
- a CDS encoding L-serine ammonia-lyase encodes the protein MLSVFDLFKIGIGPSSSHTIGPMIAGKAFAGELAVLGMLPLVGRVKVELYGSLALTGEGHGTIGAVLAGIEGEEPQEVDIAHMARRTADLQNNADLVLMCAYTIPFNFERDVCQHKGIFLPKHSNAMTLSAFSADGELIYSKNFYSIGGGFIRTDDDFDSPRELYAAPPYPYEKASELFDICARENKTIAQIVMANEVFWRSESEVSERVTAIIDVMREAVERGCYTDGVLPGGYNVRRRAPNLLRKVSALQAAGRRDLSLWPMLYAFAVAEENASGGRIVTAPTNGAAGIVPAVLLYYLNFYPHATDDGARDFLLTAGAIGLFYKLNASISGAEVGCQGEVGVACSMAAGAYCAVTGGNVKQVEVAAEIGMEHNLGLTCDPVGGLVQIPCIERNGVAAERAVNCAQLSRLEDGRQRVISLDDIIEVMYRTGLDLQSRYKETSLGGLAEAVAKVMERKKMVPGASGN
- the mutY gene encoding A/G-specific adenine glycosylase, coding for MNRKTSKPQPATLPGMPEQAAASTHLPPQNHLGDLQNSLLDWFAANQRRLPWRVNYTPYEVWISEVMLQQTQMERGVSYFNRWMQRFPDIATLAAASEEDVLRQWEGLGYYSRARHILTAARKIMAEHGGVFPSELEAIRGLPGVGPYTAGAVASIAFGEKLPCVDANVERVIARIFDVDSPVKQNPAAGIIHRWALRLVPEGRSREHNQAMMELGALVCGKKPRCAECPLARFCISLHLGITDQRPVPGKRATITPVNAVTGVLCCGNRIFVQKRPPAGVWGNLWEFPGGRVEPDESPEQATVREFMEETGFAVRVAAQHGIIRHGYTTYRLTLHCFGLEFDSADAPDSQITPPLPPVLSAATEARWVTPQDLDALAMPAAHRKLADKLFAIGKDSAVAANTAAPRQTNLPLKKP
- a CDS encoding MarR family winged helix-turn-helix transcriptional regulator; translation: MELVYKWITLANRHYYMYLNRALAPFGINSSQYLFILNLCRDPGITQDKLPERICVNKSNVARTLAQLEKKGLIRRQVNPGDKRTAAVFPTERARELYPRIMEVIATWDDAVTSVLSAQEKENLLEFMQRVADKAAALRGASPAALRK
- a CDS encoding tetratricopeptide repeat protein is translated as MANKKPKKKSADTPTAVQPSAPADTTSTPETAPQAEQPHGISKVSKGVFFVGIAVALVLGVYVGSLVPSVFTQEPAQQTPAGQTQTASQPSAQPSGQAKQDNQPPIPPELAAKIASMEQNVLANPKDAHNWTDLGNLYFDTGQSRKAASAYERSLALAPDNADVLTDLGIMYRELGEYDKAVTSFRRASSVNPRHENAMFNEGVVLYFDLKRKDDAMKAWQRLLAVNPAARAPDGQSVSDVIRNLR
- a CDS encoding peptidylprolyl isomerase, which encodes MSDNPTVLLETSSGDILVELYADKAPQTVANFLKYVDDGFYANTIFHRVIPGFMIQGGGLGARMDEKTTREPVTNEADNGLKNERGTLAMARTRDPHSATAQFFINLVDNDFLNHSSPTPDGWGYCVFGKVTEGMENVDKIAKVKTKTVGFHENVPTDMVLITGASRFE